From Vigna angularis cultivar LongXiaoDou No.4 chromosome 11, ASM1680809v1, whole genome shotgun sequence:
ACATTTGCAAAATAACTATTGACAATGCATCAGGTTATTTAGCTTTTCAatgaatattgatttttttgaaaacttttgttttcctcttttataAACCAATGAGTTGCTGGGATATAAATGAGTAAATAAGGTAAATAACTAACGTATGCTTTAATATATTATGCCATgaataagaaatattttggtttaatgtATTCGGAGGTCCCTATTCCTGCGGATTTGTATCAATTGGGTCATACTATTTTGGAAGTGCTtaattgggtccctaatttgagaaaattgagtcaataataccctttctgttaaatgcaatggacggcgttaactttttaaacaggTGGGATgctgaggcatccttttatttccAGGTGGCACAGTTTGAGCTTAATACATggattttatatcattttaaagaATTCGTAAGAAGTTGGATTTATTTAATCCCTCAATTTGAAGGTCAAAATCCCTAAATTAAAAGGGTGTGTTAGGAGGTCGACCTTGTAGTTCTGCGACGCAGGTGGGTGTAGTGGTGTTGGAGCTAATGCTTGTTCTTGTTCGAAGACAATGTCGAAGGAGCACTCTTGCTATTCATCGAGTTGCAGTGTCAGGCGGAAGGAAAATGGTACGTCTTCACCGATCTGCCACTGTGGTAAGAGATCTGTGGTGAGAACTGCCAAAACTATGAAGAATCGGGGCAAACAATTTTGGGGATGCTCCAAGTATAAGGTATGTTAGATTCAACCTAATTAAGTTGAGGTATTGTTTCTGAGAACACGACATTGTTCAATGGTGGTGAAGACAGTGGTACTCCCTAATTAAGTTGAATGTTGTCTTTATAGTACGGTGGTGAAGACGGTGGTTGCAACTTCTTCAAATGGTGCAATGATATTGGGTTTGACGAAAGGGGTAACTACTTCAACAGTGAAGGAAACAAAGAAACTTTGGTGAACAGTGAAGACATGGATAGTACTAGGAAAATTATAGTGAATTTACAAAAATCAGTGTTCATtgttcaaaagtggatgaaggtgTTCATGTTGTTGGTTTCTGTTTTATGTGTAATAGTGataattttagtttcaatgTTGATGAGGAAGGGATGATTTCTTGTAACTTTATTGTAGGTTGGTTCTGTTGtaatgaaatgaatgaaatGAAGAGTTGTTTCGTAATTAATGGAGTTGTGCTTATAGAATCTGATATGTGTTCATCAGTAAGCATGGGATGATTGTAATTTGACTTGAATATAAAGAATTGGTTTACATAGAATTGAGTTACATAATTAGTATAGTAATGCACATAATTTGTTAAGGCAAGGAAGAAAACATTGTAGTGTTCAGCTTGATACTTCTGTTTGATATAACTTATCAAACCTTAAGTCTACTCAGTCCTGTTTTATATAACTTGATATTTTATCCTTATCAAACCTTAAGTGGTATGAATCATTCCATAAAAGCAAAGATAACATTCCATAAAAGCAAATATAAACATCAGAATTGGTTACAGCACTGAGATAAACATCAAAATTGGTTAAAAAAAGATGTGCTGAAATTGTGACATCAGAATTGGGTCAACATCATAATTGGTTCAACATCAGAAATGTTTACATcattaaaaggttaaaaaaagatATTCTGAAATTGTGACATCAAATTTAGTTCAACATCAGAATTGTTTACatcattaaaaggtaaaaaaaagaTGTGCTGAAATTGTCACAGGTAAACATCATAATTGGTTACAACACTGAGATATACATTAAAATTCCCTTCTTATGCTTCAGGCTCATTTGATGATGGTATGTTTGGTTCATTTGCTGGGTTGCTTTGTTGTGTTTGGTCAGGGTTCACATCACAATCTTGGGTTGATTTCTGGCAAGAAGTTCTTTTGTGACCCAGCTCCCTACAAATGCCACATCTTTTATGTATACCACCATTCCTCATTCTTGTGTCGTCCCTGACTAACTCCCATTCCTGcaaccttcttttcttcttcggCCTCCCTAGCAATATTCTCTTTTTTGGAGGGAACACATCATTATATGGGGTAATCTGCCACATGTTCTCACCATTAATTGGATACACAATGGAAGAGTACATTTCTTCATATGTTGACTTCCTAAAACAAACAGGGATGAAGTCCTCTACATCTAAATTCAGAAACTTCATAGCAGCCAACGCATGACAACATGGAATGCCCGAGATAGCCCATTTCCTGCATGTGCATTCATATTTGTCTATATCAACTACAAACGTGTCCCCAGCTTGGGACACATGACGGACTTCAAACAGCTTCAGTGCTGACCAACtggaaaaaaaagttaatattcaGAACCTTCCCATTTGTTTAAGTGTTGAACACAtgataaatgttaataaattaagCTTACCTAGGAATCCAAAATTTAGTTATCTGGGACTCCTTATTAACTCTACTCTTGATTTTAGGACAAATCAACCCAGACAATGATTCACTTTTTGTTCGGTTTGTTGCCCATCTGTTCATCAAGTAAAGGCGGATCTCCTCCAACATTGTTATGATTGGCTTTGACCTTGTATGCACCAAAACACTGTTGAATGCCTCTGACATGTTGTTTACCAAAGTATCACACTTAGAAGTGGTGGTAAACCTTGATCGTGACCAGTATCTACATTGCAAGAGATTATGAAATATTACTATCACATTCTGGCACTTGCACAAGTATGAATTGAATCACAAACACATTTATTGAAGAACATACCTAGGAGGAATTTTTATTAGGTATTTGAAAGCCTCAATGTTgacttcttttaattttttcatttcgGTTTCCCAGGCTTGTGGATGGGTTGTTGTAGCTACCTTCCACATCAACCGCTTTAGCTGCTTTCCAGGGaattttttcctaaaatttGCGTAAAGGTGCCTAACACAAAAGCCTTGATCAACTCCAGGGACCACTTCTTGAATAGCTTGCATTAAGCCCTGTAATTTGAAAATTGTCAGTGTTGTTAAAGGTCTGATATCAATAACAATGAAAATGAACATACTTTTTTAGGAAAAAAGGGCATGTGAATAACCTTTTGTTGATCTGATATGAATGTCAATGATGCATGTACTGGCTCCCCACCAACGTCTTCAACCAGAAGTTCCAGAAACCATTTCCACGTGTCCTTGTTCTCTACTTCCACAATGGCATATGCTAGAGGTAGCATCTGGTCATTTGCGTCTCTTCCAACAGCAGTTAGCAATTCCCCACCatatttaccttttaaaaaagcACCATCTAGCCCTATAATTGGCCTGCAGGACACAAAACTATCCTTGGAGGCCTTTAGACAAACATAGAACCTCTTGAAAATATGTCCACCAACATTCTCTTCCACTTGCACCTTCACTGTGGATCCAGGATTATGAGTTAGGAGCTCATTCGCGTAATCATATATCCTTTTATATTGCTCTTTGAAAGACCCATCTACATGGTCTGAAGCAATGGCCTTTGCCCTATAAGCCATGGATCTAGATGCACCTACATTCCACTTTCTACTTATCTTGTCACGAATTTCCACTCCCTTGACTTTGGGATTTTCTCTCACAGTTTTCTCCAACCTCTTACTCAGCCATTTTGAATTAAGTAATTTGACTTTGTGCTCTCTACTACAACTGTGGTTGTCAACAATAGTCCTTAATTGCCACGTTCGTACTGCATTCATATAAGCACAGTATGCCATCCAGGGGCAGTTTCCTTTACCACCCATACATTTGACCTTAATTctcttcttatcatttttaacatatgttagatttcttccattttctacTACATACATTTTGATGGCATCCATAATATCTTGCTTGTCAACAAAATAAGTCCCCAAATCCCACTTGTAATCCACCATTGTTTTAGGCATACTAAATCTTACAAACTTTCCATAACtgtcttcttcatcatcttctccatgACTTTCTCCTCCACTAAGCAATTCTTCTGATTCCCAATTATCATCGGACAAACCTCTATCATTGTCAATATTTataccatcatcaacatcactATCGGACATGTGAGTCCATGATGGTCCATCATCTTGCACATCAACTTCGATTTCACCAAACTAATTCCCAACTCCATGTTCTACCTCTTCTTGTATATCACAGTCAACTAGGTCTTCCATACAGTCATCATTAACATCCACATTGCAATCAACATTGGCATCCTCACCACTAGAACTCCAGCCACgaacatcaacatcatctccTTCAGATTGACCCACATCACATTCAACTTCAATTTGACCTTCTACAACATCATCTCCCTCACATCTTTGTTGACACTCACCATCACCTTCCTCTTGACACTCACCATGACCTTGTTCACACTCATCATCACCTTCCTCTTGACACTCACCATGACCTTGTTCACACTCACCTTCACCTTCCTCTTGACACTCACCGTGACCTTGTTCACACTCATCATCATGTTCCTCTTGACACTCATCGTGATCTTATTCACACTCACCATCACCTTCCTCTTGACATTCACCATGACCTTGTTCACACTCACCATCACCTTCGTCTTGACACTCACCGTGACCTTGTTCACACTCACCATCACCTTCCTCTTGACACTCACCATGACCTTGTTCACACTCACCATCACCACTATCATGCATCACAGGTTGAACTTCTTCTTCACCTATATTATGAGGAACATTTTCTAACAAGTGCATGATCTCAGGTTCAGACACTGTGTGAACAACAAATAGATTAAGTTAATCATGTGCATGACTCCTTTATCATCACACAAAGGCTCTAACCTATTATCTAACACAGAACCCCCCCTACACAATACCACAACTCCTTAAACCCATCATATCCAAGTCCTTTTACTACACTAACTACAATGAAGTAGCTCCACATGTCTGGGTCAAAAGACAGAGTTGTACTTTCCCCCTCATACTTAAGTGGCCCATCATTTATGAAATGAcctccatggtggaaaacaacttcaaaatgaTCCTCCATGTACAACACTATAATAGTATATAtcctataaaataataagaggGCCAAcgacaacaaaaattatacaaaattagaACCAGGACAAGGAAACATGGGGACCAACGACAACataacttaaacaaaataaaaagcaCAAGAAACAAACATGGGGACCACATTGCAACAACAATATAAAGCACAACAACAATTAAACATGAGGGACCACACTAGCACACCACTTCAAACATGGGGGACCACGAATGAGCATGCATCATTGTCCAAAATatacaaacaattaaacattTACTAATATGAACACGTGCTACACCTCCAACTACCTTCGCGAAACTCTTCCACGTGATTCACCGCCAACAATTAGTTGCTTCCACGGAAAACCACCGATAGATGACTACAATTTCATACAACGAAAGGTTATGTATAGGTAATTTCTCACCTAAGCGCAATGTTCCCCAAATCCCAGCACAAGGACGAACCCACCCACAAACCTTACTTTCCCCAATTTCTCACACAAAATATCTGACCCCAAAATAAGAAACATTGgtttaataagttttaattatatttccaaAATACATTTGACCCTAATTCtgcttttattatattttacaatttaaaatgatataaaatccACGTATTAAGCTCAAACTGTGCCACCTggaaataaaaggatgcctcagcatgccacatgtttaaaatgttaacgtcgtccattgcatttaacgaaaagggtattattgactcaattttgtcaAATTAGAGACCCAATTGAGCACTTCCAAAATaggaggacccaattgatacgaatccgcaaatatagggaccttcGAATACATTAAACCAAATATTTTTCACCATATGatgacaaattattaaaaaatttaatatgagaattaaatataatatatataaatatttttttctgtttcgcATTATTCATGTATTATAAtgttaaactataaaaaattattatataattaataaaatagaaccATCGaccaaacaaagaaaataaaagttttcataatagttatacaaaaataattataaataaaataagtttgtgATTTTATTATAAGACGCTGAtagaaaatttcatttttctacttgctaacttaatttaattttttttctttattacagCAACCTTGCATAATagcttaattaaattaatatattagagttttaatttaaaataattttattcaactttttatGCGTATATGTATTCACAACAATTGATATAAGTACATACGTCTAACCAATTAATATGTGAAggatataataatatttttgagtcACTTTATAGAAAATCATTATTTGGTAGGATACATGATTGCATATATGTATGAATTGTATGTGTAAATATCGCATAAAAAGAGCTTCTGAACAGAAGAAGAAACATCGCCCTTTAGTAAGTGATATCTTTGTTATTGCTTCTTTTCTTTCATaccatttataaatttatcaatcGCTGACTACTCTTCTTCAACAAATAGATGGATTAGAAActactataaatatatttttaataaattatgaaatagtttcttaataattaaaaaaactataatctATCAgacaatattttctaaatttcatttttctacttgctaacttaatttaatttttgtattgatactgtgacatcccaaaaatacagtattaaaccataaaatcagaaaatcacatttaataataattcaatacagttttccaactaaaaacaaaaaaaagaagaaaaaaaaagaaatgaacgagcgctcaaggacgaacgtccttgagtacagtcTTACATAAAAGAACGGACGCGCAACACCGCACGTCTTCAACAAGAATTACCAGATAAAGCCGAACGTAAACGGaaattgaccgaacggtttacacacgaaaataccgaacggtcgaacatACAGAAACTAAAGGAAAGaggtggtcgaacgaccacttcAATAAACACTTAAACTTCTGgccgagcgtctcactgctcggtcttcacttcaacttcaatCAGGTTCTCTTCGTTCAGCacctcttccaaacgctcgtctccatctgctcacatccacacggatgatcattgcaatgacaagacagACGTACAAGgacaatggacaacacaaggaaaacgaaagggtaagcttacttaatttaactcatgcatcaacatacaatttcaAATAAACAATTCATCACACATCAACACAATTTAACGTACGTTCAAGATAAGACTCAacactagaccgaccgtccggactgtatgaattctgcgtagttacaggcgttcgcgcacccgggtggtgtggtaactggcatcctcatcagctgccacccgaggttagtacgtccgtccaaagtacctctaaggacgacgacctcctgccgttcccacgcatgacgtgcgccctctacttgagaacgagcactcacggaacatcaggatcgaacaaccagcattaacttcccacagtcatacATTTACAAATTCTCAAATTCTCAATCAGGAGTCGTCCCaacccggaacgctcgttcaacatCACAACTTTCTTtccatctcatatactgttcatcatttattattcatcattccataatcattttcatcatttataaGGATGACCAtcaaaaaccgaacgtcctGCCCTCACCAAGAAAACGAGGACGAACCATGCTGACTGGACCAAAAGGACGATCGTTAAGAATTAGAAAACGAACGATCACCATTTTGAGCGAGCGCTCAATCTGAGACGAAGCCCCTgtttagaacgaacgttcggtatgagaccgaacaccaatttcgaacgaacgttcggtatgagaccgaacaccaaattcgaacgagcgttcggtatgaGACCGAACACCAAATTCGAACGAGCGCTCAACATAAAACCGAGCACACTAAAGGAAGAACGCTTAGTTCGGAACCGAGCACCagtaggacgaacgcttagtgTGAAACCGAGCGCTAGTAGCCTTAAAATAATAGACTTTGATTTCGAAGAAGTGTTTACGAACGGTAAAATACACTATTACATATATGCATACAACAGAAGGGAGTTTATCAAAGAATACCAAACACAGTActtgaccgaacgctcaagcaaaGAATTTTAgtgtgaggacgctcgtcctcgaccAGGATTCTACCCAGATGACAGAATCCCATTTCCATGATTTTTGCcaacaaaaccgaacggtcaatgaccgttcagtagCGAACGCATACTATCAAAGGGAAAATTTTCTCATTTCATACCATATATCTTCCAGTTCATTTTTCATCCAAATCTCATAATTTCATACGTTCATATTAACGTCAACTTCCATATTTCATACAGGCCAATCTCATGCAAATTCATATATCTCACTTCACCCAAAAATAACGAATGTTCATGTAATCAAAATCACAACAACGTCATGCATTATATTCATACTGTtaacaacgaacgttcatgaaACATTCACATCATTCAGCATATCTCAACATCATGCAGGGAATTAACGGACGTTcacacatacaacatcaaaccaagttaaattaattaagcttcccttacctggaaatgaccgaacgtccactgGCGCACCACACTCTTCTCCACTACGTTTCTCTTTCCCACGCTCGTAAACGCTCGTTAACCAAACTACAATGAACGAGCCCCAACCAAATCAGATCTAATCAATTCTACGAAGGGTAACGTACGTACACAAAACTGGTTTCGTATACCAGTAAGACGAACGACCGAGAGGGAGAacgaacttaccagttcagttTCTCCAGACGAACGTTTCCTCTGAAATCTTTGACGCCGAGCGTCCCTCAACGGTGCAGGAATGCTAAACGGAGGAGGATAACGGTggttcttagagagaaggtgcaGAGGAAAATGAAGAGAGAAGGTTCAGAGATCCAGGAAAGAGGGTGAAGAGGGAGAATACTCAGAATTAAAACTGAGAGGCGCGTGTAAAGGGGGTGGGAATATTCCCGCCCCACTCAGCAGGATGCATGTTTCCACTCGGCCAGCGCACTGACAGCTCCTACCGGACGGTCGTCCTCTCTCTGGCGGACACGTGTATTCCATTTCTGAAATCTGACTCATGCTGGACGGACGTCCATTTGCAGGCGGACACGTGTATCTCACTAACGCTTTCCACTACCGGTTCTGACTCAGCTCCACGTTCGACAGTCGGCGTCCGTTAGTGGATGTCGGGCGCCGCTATCATCCATGTGCGCTGTGAGGTGGCGCGCTCGCCGCTTGCCACGTGGACTCCACCGACGCTcgtcaattaaaatttttttttttttttccaaaccttacattctccccaactataaaaattttcgtcctcaaAAATTAGGACTGAGACTCGAACAAATGGGGATACAAGTCTTTCATGGCACTCTCTACTTCCCATGTAGAGTCACCTGTCTTCTCGTCCCAGACGACTTTCACCAATCTGACTGCTTTCCTCTTGTAGTACTTGGTGTTGCTATCTTCAATGCGTACCGGCTGCATCTCCAGTTTATGATCTTGATGAAGACGAATATCTTCTAACTCCAATATGTGAGAAGGGTCGGCTACGTACTTCCGGAGTTGAGAAACATGAAAGACTGGATGTAAGTTGGATAACTGAGGCGGCAAGGACAACTCGTACGCAACTGGCCCGATCTTCCTCAAGATTTGATAAGGTCCGatgaacttgggagacaacttcttGGGTCGAATGGCTCTCCCAACTCCCGTGGTCGGATGCAGTCTAAGGAAAACATGATCTCCTGCATCGAACTCCTAGGGTCTTCTCCTCTTGTCAGCGTAGGATTTCTGTCGACTCCTGGACGTCTTCAACCTTTCTTGAATCAACTTCACCTTCTCAGTTGTCTGTTGAATGAGCTCTGGTCCTGTTAACACCTTTTCCCCTTCCTGAACCAACACAAGGGCGT
This genomic window contains:
- the LOC108332698 gene encoding uncharacterized protein LOC108332698, whose product is MSDSDVDDGINIDNDRGLSDDNWESEELLSGGESHGEDDEEDSYGKFVRFSMPKTMVDYKWDLGTYFVDKQDIMDAIKMYVVENGRNLTYVKNDKKRIKVKCMGGKGNCPWMAYCAYMNAVRTWQLRTIVDNHSCSREHKVKLLNSKWLSKRLEKTVRENPKVKGVEIRDKISRKWNVGASRSMAYRAKAIASDHVDGSFKEQYKRIYDYANELLTHNPGSTVKVQVEENVGGHIFKRFYVCLKASKDSFVSCRPIIGLDGAFLKGKYGGELLTAVGRDANDQMLPLAYAIVEVENKDTWKWFLELLVEDVGGEPVHASLTFISDQQKGLMQAIQEVVPGVDQGFCVRHLYANFRKKFPGKQLKRLMWKVATTTHPQAWETEMKKLKEVNIEAFKYLIKIPPRYWSRSRFTTTSKCDTLVNNMSEAFNSVLVHTRSKPIITMLEEIRLYLMNRWATNRTKSESLSGLICPKIKSRVNKESQITKFWIPSWSALKLFEVRHVSQAGDTFVVDIDKYECTCRKWAISGIPCCHALAAMKFLNLDVEDFIPVCFRKSTYEEMYSSIVYPINGENMWQITPYNDVFPPKKRILLGRPKKKRRLQEWELVRDDTRMRNGGIHKRCGICRELGHKRTSCQKSTQDCDVNPDQTQQSNPANEPNIPSSNEPEA
- the LOC128194654 gene encoding uncharacterized protein LOC128194654 — translated: MPNALVLVQEGEKVLTGPELIQQTTEKVKLIQERLHPTTGVGRAIRPKKLSPKFIGPYQILRKIGPVAYELSLPPQLSNLHPVFHVSQLRKYVADPSHILELEDIRLHQDHKLEMQPVRIEDSNTKYYKRKAVRLVKVVWDEKTGDSTWEVESAMKDLYPHLFESQS